The nucleotide sequence CGATCCGGCCCTTCGAATCGAATCCTTTTGCTGGATGGCTATCTGGAAAATCCGAGATGCGGCTCGTGGGCACAAGTTGGGCCGCCGTCTTCTGTCCTATTTGAACGATACGTTGAAGCCCGCGGCGCTATGCACCGTCGCGGCCAGCTCGATGACCCTGCCAATGTATCAGGCAATGGGTTATCAGACCGGCCGCCTGAACCATCACTTCATCCTCCACCCCGGGAAGTCGAATTTTCATCTCGTCGTGAATGCCGGATCCAACGCAACTCGGGGTCGCGTCGAACCTTCACAGCATCCGAGAACGCTCGAAGCGGTCACGGAGGACGAAATCCGAAAGGATCTTTCTCATTGCTTTGCGGATCAGAAAGCGATCCCCGGCAAGAGCCCCACGTACCTCATCCATCGGTATCTTAGGCACCCCATCTACAGGTACCGGCCATATGCGATCAGAGAGAAGGGGCGCACACTCGGCCTGCTCGTCACGAGAACCTGCAGTCACGAAGAAAGCAGAGCGATTCGAATCGTCGACTTCATTGGTCCATCAGAGGCGTTGTGGGGGCTTAGAGGCCAGTGGGAATCGATTCTTAGAGAGCAGGATGCCGAGTACGCCGACTTCTACAGCGCAGGAATCGACGAGCGCGACCTCGTCTCGTCCGGTTTCACGAGTCGACACGGGGAGGATGGCATCGTGATCCCAAACTATTTCGAGCCTTTCATGCGGAAGAACGTCGAAATCGATTTCATGATCAGCGTCCCGATTGGGACGCCGTTTCGAATCGTCAAGGGAGATAGCGATCAGGATCGCCCAAACATGCTCGAAGGAGTCCGGGCGTGAGCGAACTGAGCATCGTCATGTATCACTATGTGCGCGACTTGAGGCGATCTCGGTATCCCGAGATCAAGGGGCTCGATGTCGCGCTCTTCAGGGAGCAACTTGCGTATTTCAAGAAGCACTATCGTGTGATCAGCGCCTATGACCTGATGGACGCCGTCGAAGACGAATCACCACTTCCACCGCGAGCCTTGATGTTGACGTTCGACGATGGCTATGTGGATCATTTCGCGGAGGTGTTTCCGCTTCTGCATAGGGAGAAGCTTCCCGGTTGCTTTTTTCCACCAGCAAGGGCGGTCGAAGAGAACCTCGTACTGGACGTGAACAAGATTCATTTCGTACTTGCCAGCGTCGAAGACAAAGATGTCCTGGTCGACTACATCTATCGGGCCTTGGATGAGGCCCGCACCGAGTACCAGCTACAACCCAACGAGTTCTATTGGAACAAGTGCGGCGTCGAGGGCAGGTACGACCCGCCCGCAGTCATGTTCGTGAAGCGTACCCTGCAACGCGATCTTCCCCTCCAGCTACGAAGAGACATCACGAATCGGCTCTTCACTCGCTTCGTGTCGAGTGACGAGGCTTCCTTTTCGAAGGAACTCTACATGAGTCTTGACCAACTATCGTGCCTCCAGAGCAGCGGAATGTACGTCGGGAGTCACGGGTTCAATCACTACTGGCTCGACGCGATCCCGCAACAAGAACAAGAGGTCGAAATCGATCAGTCTCTGAAATTCTTGGAGCGGGTGGGGAGCTCGTCGGAACGATGGATCATGTGCTTCCCGTATGGTGGGTACAATGAGTCCCTCTTGTCCGTGCTGGAAGCGAGGAACTGCACAGTGGGCCTGACCACGGAGCAAGGCATGGTCGACTTGGCCAACGACAATCCTTTGGCCATGTCTCGTCTCGACACGAACGACCTGCCCAAGGCCGCTAATTCAGAGCCCAATGAGTGGACCAAAAGGGCGATCCGGGCTTGAGTCGGTGAGTGTCTGCCGTATCTTGAACGTCTTCCAGATTGTGACCAGCATGCGGCGCTGCGGCTCCTCAGAACCCCAGTTATCCCTCTCCGGAGAAGTAAGGACAGACCACTTCTTGTGCGTGAAGCCGCTTGCGCCTGCGAGGCGGTCGAGCTGTTCGAGGTACGCATCGCTGAGCCGCACCGCGATTCGATGATCGAGCTACCGCACCTTCGGAGAATATGCATAGCGAGCGCTGTGTTGAGGGACAGTCGTTGCTGCACGCGCGCGAATAAGCCGAAGGCGTTGAGCGCGTTCATTGAGCGCCGAGCGCGACTTGCAGTTTTGTTGGCAGACAAAACTCCACCTTGCCCTCCGGTAGCGAGTC is from Rhodothermales bacterium and encodes:
- a CDS encoding polysaccharide deacetylase family protein, producing MSELSIVMYHYVRDLRRSRYPEIKGLDVALFREQLAYFKKHYRVISAYDLMDAVEDESPLPPRALMLTFDDGYVDHFAEVFPLLHREKLPGCFFPPARAVEENLVLDVNKIHFVLASVEDKDVLVDYIYRALDEARTEYQLQPNEFYWNKCGVEGRYDPPAVMFVKRTLQRDLPLQLRRDITNRLFTRFVSSDEASFSKELYMSLDQLSCLQSSGMYVGSHGFNHYWLDAIPQQEQEVEIDQSLKFLERVGSSSERWIMCFPYGGYNESLLSVLEARNCTVGLTTEQGMVDLANDNPLAMSRLDTNDLPKAANSEPNEWTKRAIRA